Proteins from a single region of Nerophis ophidion isolate RoL-2023_Sa linkage group LG10, RoL_Noph_v1.0, whole genome shotgun sequence:
- the si:ch211-63p21.8 gene encoding kelch-like protein 33 isoform X1 translates to MEASMSGQPAVWEEQWRREKERREQVLGEGKEGIEQDERELRRIVAFNDSRLGLTSRRLEPVESDKGDNLQVYCRQNFPYEVFEVLREFRESCLLTDLIMTTDDGSSFQVHSLILAAVSAIIKKRLREQTCDQYQVGPNQWSFSLGPEVNQAGLQAVVDFAYTGKLLAVYTVTQIKVTARALGVPRMLQFCDKTLGADDGSKNDSANEEMKCTLQSVEQLWADGVGCDVILDVNGALFHAHRVILATSSGYFQGMFTSGMKESRQSRVVLPLKVAPEFGALISSCYRGMLPLSWDCIFETACTAHQFQFKSAESLCLLFMRQEMGADTCLDVASFAEAYGMSELLEEANDYVLRNFLEVSAHAKFLDLQAEKLLDFLCSDGLSVPSELVVFRAVVSWVEADPEERWGRAGKLMKGVRFSLMTFREFKEVRAINLRMEAKEMQLYSAAFKEFGSTLSSQDQWRVRRPKASLVLVGGDQLNPDVGPRIPSREVWFANSLRSGTGLVKDIEWRRLGEVPSKPMFRHAVATIRGRLFVVGGCHFYCENDVMKSTYSYDPVHDVWKRCADMQEFRSNFSLVVFQGRLYAVGGDKEMHNNLDSVEMYDPKADSWSFVHPLDQPLSGQAATIFNGKIFIAGGFDHQYVCLTSLLLYHPEAGSTHLADMTQNRAQHCMEALRGCLYVAGGLCNLRRFYTDQLACELYDPTTDSWTSFASLPMPHVGAASAFLEENLYILGGYCQEDHSESGLVHRYNRSTQRWEIMGKLPAAVTDIRACVLQLPQHLRC, encoded by the exons ATGGAGGCAAGCATGAGCGGCCAGCCTGCAGTATGGGAAGAACAGTGGAGGAGAGAGAAGGAAAGGAGGGAGCAAGTCCTCGGAGAAGGAAAGGAGGGCATCGAGCAGGATGAGCGTGAGCTGAGGAGAATTGTGGCTTTCAATGACTCTCGACTGGGGCTGACGAGCAGGAGGTTAGAACCGGTTGAGTCAGATAAGGGCGATAATCTCCAGGTTTACTGCCGTCAAAACTTTCCTTATGAGGTGTTTGAGGTCTTGAGGGAGTTCCGTGAAAGTTGTCTTCTCACAGACCTGATAATGACCACAGACGACGGGAGCAGCTTTCAGGTGCACTCCCTCATCCTAGCTGCTGTCAGTGCCATCATTAAGAAACGCTTGAGGGAACAAACCTGCGACCAGTACCAAGTAGGACCCAACCAGTGGTCCTTCTCTTTGGGTCCAGAGGTGAATCAGGCTGGGCTACAAGCCGTTGTGGACTTTGCCTATACTGGAAAACTTTTAGCAGTTTACACTGTAACCCAAATTAAGGTAACAGCTCGTGCACTGGGAGTTCCCAGAATGTTACAATTCTGTGACAAAACATTAGGAGCGGATGACGGTTCTAAAAACGACTCCGCTAATGAAGAGATGAAGTGTACCCTCCAGTCTGTAGAGCAGCTGTGGGCAGATGGAGTGGGCTGTGATGTCATTTTGGATGTGAACGGAGCTTTGTTCCATG CCCACAGGGTCATCTTAGCAACAAGCAGTGGCTACTTCCAAGGCATGTTCACCAGCGGCATGAAGGAATCCCGTCAAAGCCGTGTTGTCCTTCCCTTAAAGGTAGCTCCAGAGTTCGGGGCTCTGATTAGTTCTTGCTACCGTGGGATGCTACCTCTTAGCTGGGACTGCATCTTTGAGACAGCCTGCACGGCACACCAGTTTCAGTTCAAGTCAGCCGAATCACTCTGCCTGCTCTTCATGAGACAGGAGATGGGAGCAGATACCTGCCTGGATGTTGCCTCCTTTGCGGAAGCTTATGGGATGTCAGAGCTCCTTGAAGAAGCCAATGACTACGTGCTGCGGAACTTCTTGGAGGTTTCTGCCCATGCAAAGTTTTTGGACCTGCAGGCTGAGAAGCTTCTGGACTTTCTCTGCAGCGACGGTCTGAGCGTGCCGTCTGAGCTTGTTGTGTTTCGAGCTGTAGTCTCCTGGGTGGAGGCGGATCCTGAGGAGAGATGGGGCCGAGCTGGAAAATTGATGAAAGGGGTTCGTTTTTCCCTAATGACGTTTCGAGAGTTCAAGGAG GTCAGGGCCATTAACCTGCGCATGGAAGCCAAAGAGATGCAGCTGTACAGTGCTGCCTTCAAAGAGTTTGGGTCCACCCTGTCCTCGCAGGATCAATGGCGAGTGAGGCGCCCCAAAGCCTCCTTGGTTCTTGTTGGGGGGGACCAGCTCAACCCAGACGTGGGTCCTCGCATACCAAGTCGAGAAGTGTGGTTTGCCAATTCCTTGCGCTCTGGAACAGGCCTGGTGAAGGACATCGAGTGGAGGAGGCTGGGCGAGGTTCCAAGCAAGCCAATGTTCAGACATGCAGTTGCAACCATCAGGGGGCGGCTGTTTGTTGTTGGAGGATGTCACTTTTACTGTGAGAATGATGTGATGAAATCCACCTACAG CTACGACCCTGTGCACGACGTTTGGAAGAGATGCGCTGACATGCAGGAATTTCGAAGCAACTTCTCACTGGTGGTGTTTCAAGGTCGGCTTTACGCCGTCGGTGGCGATAAGGAGATGCACAACAACTTGGACAGTGTGGAGATGTATGACCCAAAGGCAGACTCCTGGAG TTTTGTCCATCCTCTAGACCAACCACTAAGTGGGCAAGCTGCTACCATCTTCAATGGAAAGATCTTCATCGCTGGAGGTTTTGACCACCAGTACGTGTGTCTTACTTCTCTGTTGCTGTACCACCCAGAGGCAGGAAGCACTCATCTGGCAGATATGACCCAAAACCGAGCCCAGCACTGCATGGAGGCACTGCGAGGTTGCCTCTACGTGGCCGGTGGCTTGTGCAATCTCAGGAGGTTTTATACTGACCAGCTTGCCTGTGAGTTGTACGATCCCACGACCGATTCTTGGACATCTTTTGCTTCACTGCCCATGCCTCATGTGGGAGCAGCTTCAGCCTTTTTGGAGGAGAACCTCTACATACTCGGAGGGTACTGCCAGGAGGACCACAGTGAGTCCGGACTTGTCCACCGGTATAACCGCAGCACCCAGCGCTGGGAGATCATGGGAAAACTGCCAGCAGCTGTTACTGACATTAGGGCTTGTGTGCTACAACTGCCCCAGCACCTAAGATGCTAG
- the si:ch211-63p21.8 gene encoding kelch-like protein 33 isoform X3 yields the protein MEASMSGQPAVWEEQWRREKERREQVLGEGKEGIEQDERELRRIVAFNDSRLGLTSRRLEPVESDKGDNLQVYCRQNFPYEVFEVLREFRESCLLTDLIMTTDDGSSFQVHSLILAAVSAIIKKRLREQTCDQYQVGPNQWSFSLGPEVNQAGLQAVVDFAYTGKLLAVYTVTQIKVTARALGVPRMLQFCDKTLGADDGSKNDSANEEMKCTLQSVEQLWADGVGCDVILDVNGALFHAHRVILATSSGYFQGMFTSGMKESRQSRVVLPLKVAPEFGALISSCYRGMLPLSWDCIFETACTAHQFQFKSAESLCLLFMRQEMGADTCLDVASFAEAYGMSELLEEANDYVLRNFLEVSAHAKFLDLQAEKLLDFLCSDGLSVPSELVVFRAVVSWVEADPEERWGRAGKLMKGVRFSLMTFREFKEVRAINLRMEAKEMQLYSAAFKEFGSTLSSQDQWRVRRPKASLVLVGGDQLNPDVGPRIPSREVWFANSLRSGTGLVKDIEWRRLGEVPSKPMFRHAVATIRGRLFVVGGCHFYCENDVMKSTYSYDPVHDVWKRCADMQEFRSNFSLVVFQGRLYAVGGDKEMHNNLDSVEMYDPKADSWRPTTKWASCYHLQWKDLHRWRF from the exons ATGGAGGCAAGCATGAGCGGCCAGCCTGCAGTATGGGAAGAACAGTGGAGGAGAGAGAAGGAAAGGAGGGAGCAAGTCCTCGGAGAAGGAAAGGAGGGCATCGAGCAGGATGAGCGTGAGCTGAGGAGAATTGTGGCTTTCAATGACTCTCGACTGGGGCTGACGAGCAGGAGGTTAGAACCGGTTGAGTCAGATAAGGGCGATAATCTCCAGGTTTACTGCCGTCAAAACTTTCCTTATGAGGTGTTTGAGGTCTTGAGGGAGTTCCGTGAAAGTTGTCTTCTCACAGACCTGATAATGACCACAGACGACGGGAGCAGCTTTCAGGTGCACTCCCTCATCCTAGCTGCTGTCAGTGCCATCATTAAGAAACGCTTGAGGGAACAAACCTGCGACCAGTACCAAGTAGGACCCAACCAGTGGTCCTTCTCTTTGGGTCCAGAGGTGAATCAGGCTGGGCTACAAGCCGTTGTGGACTTTGCCTATACTGGAAAACTTTTAGCAGTTTACACTGTAACCCAAATTAAGGTAACAGCTCGTGCACTGGGAGTTCCCAGAATGTTACAATTCTGTGACAAAACATTAGGAGCGGATGACGGTTCTAAAAACGACTCCGCTAATGAAGAGATGAAGTGTACCCTCCAGTCTGTAGAGCAGCTGTGGGCAGATGGAGTGGGCTGTGATGTCATTTTGGATGTGAACGGAGCTTTGTTCCATG CCCACAGGGTCATCTTAGCAACAAGCAGTGGCTACTTCCAAGGCATGTTCACCAGCGGCATGAAGGAATCCCGTCAAAGCCGTGTTGTCCTTCCCTTAAAGGTAGCTCCAGAGTTCGGGGCTCTGATTAGTTCTTGCTACCGTGGGATGCTACCTCTTAGCTGGGACTGCATCTTTGAGACAGCCTGCACGGCACACCAGTTTCAGTTCAAGTCAGCCGAATCACTCTGCCTGCTCTTCATGAGACAGGAGATGGGAGCAGATACCTGCCTGGATGTTGCCTCCTTTGCGGAAGCTTATGGGATGTCAGAGCTCCTTGAAGAAGCCAATGACTACGTGCTGCGGAACTTCTTGGAGGTTTCTGCCCATGCAAAGTTTTTGGACCTGCAGGCTGAGAAGCTTCTGGACTTTCTCTGCAGCGACGGTCTGAGCGTGCCGTCTGAGCTTGTTGTGTTTCGAGCTGTAGTCTCCTGGGTGGAGGCGGATCCTGAGGAGAGATGGGGCCGAGCTGGAAAATTGATGAAAGGGGTTCGTTTTTCCCTAATGACGTTTCGAGAGTTCAAGGAG GTCAGGGCCATTAACCTGCGCATGGAAGCCAAAGAGATGCAGCTGTACAGTGCTGCCTTCAAAGAGTTTGGGTCCACCCTGTCCTCGCAGGATCAATGGCGAGTGAGGCGCCCCAAAGCCTCCTTGGTTCTTGTTGGGGGGGACCAGCTCAACCCAGACGTGGGTCCTCGCATACCAAGTCGAGAAGTGTGGTTTGCCAATTCCTTGCGCTCTGGAACAGGCCTGGTGAAGGACATCGAGTGGAGGAGGCTGGGCGAGGTTCCAAGCAAGCCAATGTTCAGACATGCAGTTGCAACCATCAGGGGGCGGCTGTTTGTTGTTGGAGGATGTCACTTTTACTGTGAGAATGATGTGATGAAATCCACCTACAG CTACGACCCTGTGCACGACGTTTGGAAGAGATGCGCTGACATGCAGGAATTTCGAAGCAACTTCTCACTGGTGGTGTTTCAAGGTCGGCTTTACGCCGTCGGTGGCGATAAGGAGATGCACAACAACTTGGACAGTGTGGAGATGTATGACCCAAAGGCAGACTCCTGGAG ACCAACCACTAAGTGGGCAAGCTGCTACCATCTTCAATGGAAAGATCTTCATCGCTGGAGGTTTTGA
- the si:ch211-63p21.8 gene encoding kelch-like protein 33 isoform X2: MEASMSGQPAVWEEQWRREKERREQVLGEGKEGIEQDERELRRIVAFNDSRLGLTSRRLEPVESDKGDNLQVYCRQNFPYEVFEVLREFRESCLLTDLIMTTDDGSSFQVHSLILAAVSAIIKKRLREQTCDQYQVGPNQWSFSLGPEVNQAGLQAVVDFAYTGKLLAVYTVTQIKVTARALGVPRMLQFCDKTLGADDGSKNDSANEEMKCTLQSVEQLWADGVGCDVILDVNGALFHAHRVILATSSGYFQGMFTSGMKESRQSRVVLPLKVAPEFGALISSCYRGMLPLSWDCIFETACTAHQFQFKSAESLCLLFMRQEMGADTCLDVASFAEAYGMSELLEEANDYVLRNFLEVSAHAKFLDLQAEKLLDFLCSDGLSVPSELVVFRAVVSWVEADPEERWGRAGKLMKGVRFSLMTFREFKEDQWRVRRPKASLVLVGGDQLNPDVGPRIPSREVWFANSLRSGTGLVKDIEWRRLGEVPSKPMFRHAVATIRGRLFVVGGCHFYCENDVMKSTYSYDPVHDVWKRCADMQEFRSNFSLVVFQGRLYAVGGDKEMHNNLDSVEMYDPKADSWSFVHPLDQPLSGQAATIFNGKIFIAGGFDHQYVCLTSLLLYHPEAGSTHLADMTQNRAQHCMEALRGCLYVAGGLCNLRRFYTDQLACELYDPTTDSWTSFASLPMPHVGAASAFLEENLYILGGYCQEDHSESGLVHRYNRSTQRWEIMGKLPAAVTDIRACVLQLPQHLRC; this comes from the exons ATGGAGGCAAGCATGAGCGGCCAGCCTGCAGTATGGGAAGAACAGTGGAGGAGAGAGAAGGAAAGGAGGGAGCAAGTCCTCGGAGAAGGAAAGGAGGGCATCGAGCAGGATGAGCGTGAGCTGAGGAGAATTGTGGCTTTCAATGACTCTCGACTGGGGCTGACGAGCAGGAGGTTAGAACCGGTTGAGTCAGATAAGGGCGATAATCTCCAGGTTTACTGCCGTCAAAACTTTCCTTATGAGGTGTTTGAGGTCTTGAGGGAGTTCCGTGAAAGTTGTCTTCTCACAGACCTGATAATGACCACAGACGACGGGAGCAGCTTTCAGGTGCACTCCCTCATCCTAGCTGCTGTCAGTGCCATCATTAAGAAACGCTTGAGGGAACAAACCTGCGACCAGTACCAAGTAGGACCCAACCAGTGGTCCTTCTCTTTGGGTCCAGAGGTGAATCAGGCTGGGCTACAAGCCGTTGTGGACTTTGCCTATACTGGAAAACTTTTAGCAGTTTACACTGTAACCCAAATTAAGGTAACAGCTCGTGCACTGGGAGTTCCCAGAATGTTACAATTCTGTGACAAAACATTAGGAGCGGATGACGGTTCTAAAAACGACTCCGCTAATGAAGAGATGAAGTGTACCCTCCAGTCTGTAGAGCAGCTGTGGGCAGATGGAGTGGGCTGTGATGTCATTTTGGATGTGAACGGAGCTTTGTTCCATG CCCACAGGGTCATCTTAGCAACAAGCAGTGGCTACTTCCAAGGCATGTTCACCAGCGGCATGAAGGAATCCCGTCAAAGCCGTGTTGTCCTTCCCTTAAAGGTAGCTCCAGAGTTCGGGGCTCTGATTAGTTCTTGCTACCGTGGGATGCTACCTCTTAGCTGGGACTGCATCTTTGAGACAGCCTGCACGGCACACCAGTTTCAGTTCAAGTCAGCCGAATCACTCTGCCTGCTCTTCATGAGACAGGAGATGGGAGCAGATACCTGCCTGGATGTTGCCTCCTTTGCGGAAGCTTATGGGATGTCAGAGCTCCTTGAAGAAGCCAATGACTACGTGCTGCGGAACTTCTTGGAGGTTTCTGCCCATGCAAAGTTTTTGGACCTGCAGGCTGAGAAGCTTCTGGACTTTCTCTGCAGCGACGGTCTGAGCGTGCCGTCTGAGCTTGTTGTGTTTCGAGCTGTAGTCTCCTGGGTGGAGGCGGATCCTGAGGAGAGATGGGGCCGAGCTGGAAAATTGATGAAAGGGGTTCGTTTTTCCCTAATGACGTTTCGAGAGTTCAAGGAG GATCAATGGCGAGTGAGGCGCCCCAAAGCCTCCTTGGTTCTTGTTGGGGGGGACCAGCTCAACCCAGACGTGGGTCCTCGCATACCAAGTCGAGAAGTGTGGTTTGCCAATTCCTTGCGCTCTGGAACAGGCCTGGTGAAGGACATCGAGTGGAGGAGGCTGGGCGAGGTTCCAAGCAAGCCAATGTTCAGACATGCAGTTGCAACCATCAGGGGGCGGCTGTTTGTTGTTGGAGGATGTCACTTTTACTGTGAGAATGATGTGATGAAATCCACCTACAG CTACGACCCTGTGCACGACGTTTGGAAGAGATGCGCTGACATGCAGGAATTTCGAAGCAACTTCTCACTGGTGGTGTTTCAAGGTCGGCTTTACGCCGTCGGTGGCGATAAGGAGATGCACAACAACTTGGACAGTGTGGAGATGTATGACCCAAAGGCAGACTCCTGGAG TTTTGTCCATCCTCTAGACCAACCACTAAGTGGGCAAGCTGCTACCATCTTCAATGGAAAGATCTTCATCGCTGGAGGTTTTGACCACCAGTACGTGTGTCTTACTTCTCTGTTGCTGTACCACCCAGAGGCAGGAAGCACTCATCTGGCAGATATGACCCAAAACCGAGCCCAGCACTGCATGGAGGCACTGCGAGGTTGCCTCTACGTGGCCGGTGGCTTGTGCAATCTCAGGAGGTTTTATACTGACCAGCTTGCCTGTGAGTTGTACGATCCCACGACCGATTCTTGGACATCTTTTGCTTCACTGCCCATGCCTCATGTGGGAGCAGCTTCAGCCTTTTTGGAGGAGAACCTCTACATACTCGGAGGGTACTGCCAGGAGGACCACAGTGAGTCCGGACTTGTCCACCGGTATAACCGCAGCACCCAGCGCTGGGAGATCATGGGAAAACTGCCAGCAGCTGTTACTGACATTAGGGCTTGTGTGCTACAACTGCCCCAGCACCTAAGATGCTAG